From a single Fulvivirga ulvae genomic region:
- a CDS encoding thioesterase II family protein, producing MTKVICLPFAGGSKYSFKVFEDYHCEDIDVVTLDYPGRGGRMREPLLSETVAIAHNLLSQAKALIGNEDYVVYGHSMGATVGFELVHFLMNAGLPQPTHLFVSGATGPAAFSRTVRNWANLPKDELLKILKDLNGMPEEILNNDEFFDFYEPIIRADFKAVESYAYKKRQPLNIPITVMNGTREPFDEQEVKLWDDETVFPVEYMKMEGHHFFIFDHVSTIINTIRERVSTKQSTNYYG from the coding sequence ATGACAAAGGTTATTTGCCTTCCTTTTGCCGGCGGTAGTAAATATTCGTTTAAGGTGTTTGAAGACTATCACTGTGAAGATATAGATGTTGTAACGCTCGACTATCCTGGCCGTGGAGGCAGGATGAGAGAGCCACTCCTTTCAGAGACCGTTGCAATTGCGCATAATCTTCTATCTCAGGCAAAGGCTCTTATAGGTAATGAAGACTATGTAGTTTATGGGCACAGTATGGGAGCTACAGTAGGTTTTGAATTGGTGCATTTCCTGATGAACGCAGGATTACCACAGCCCACCCATCTCTTTGTTAGCGGTGCAACAGGCCCGGCAGCTTTCAGCAGGACCGTGCGAAACTGGGCTAACTTACCCAAAGACGAGCTTTTAAAAATTCTCAAAGACCTTAACGGTATGCCTGAGGAGATCCTTAATAATGATGAATTCTTTGATTTTTATGAACCGATCATTAGAGCAGATTTTAAAGCAGTGGAAAGCTATGCCTATAAAAAAAGACAACCCTTAAACATTCCTATTACGGTGATGAATGGAACTCGTGAGCCTTTCGATGAGCAGGAAGTAAAGTTATGGGACGATGAAACAGTTTTTCCGGTAGAATATATGAAAATGGAGGGACATCATTTCTTCATTTTTGATCATGTAAGCACAATTATTAATACAATAAGAGAAAGAGTATCGACAAAACAATCAACTAATTATTATGGATAA